One window of Burkholderia thailandensis E264 genomic DNA carries:
- the phoU gene encoding phosphate signaling complex protein PhoU, translated as MSDKHLSSQFDADLNAVSSKVLEMGGLVEAQITEAMHALNEFDRAAAERVIEAEDRLNHMEVEIDEECGNIIARRQPAARDLRLLMSISKTITNLERAGDEAEKIAKRVRRLVDEPAARGVNIAEIKVSGDMAVTILRRALDAFARLDTVAAAQIVKDDKEIDQEFRAFVRKLVSYMQEDPRTISVGLDYLFIAKAIERIGDHAKNIAEFIIYIVKGTDVRHQPRDMLDREANS; from the coding sequence ATGTCGGATAAACATCTGTCGAGCCAGTTCGACGCCGATCTCAACGCGGTGTCGTCGAAGGTGCTCGAAATGGGCGGCCTCGTCGAGGCGCAGATCACCGAAGCGATGCACGCGCTGAACGAGTTCGACCGTGCCGCGGCCGAGCGCGTGATCGAAGCGGAGGATCGCCTCAATCACATGGAAGTCGAGATCGACGAGGAGTGCGGCAACATCATCGCGCGCCGGCAGCCGGCCGCGCGCGACCTGCGCCTGCTGATGTCGATCTCGAAGACGATCACGAACCTCGAGCGCGCGGGCGACGAGGCCGAGAAGATCGCGAAGCGCGTGCGCCGTCTCGTCGACGAGCCGGCCGCGCGCGGCGTGAACATCGCCGAGATCAAGGTGTCGGGCGACATGGCGGTCACGATCCTGCGCCGCGCGCTCGATGCGTTCGCGCGCCTCGACACGGTCGCCGCCGCGCAGATCGTCAAGGACGACAAGGAGATCGACCAGGAATTCCGGGCGTTCGTGCGCAAGCTCGTGTCGTACATGCAGGAAGATCCGCGAACGATTTCGGTCGGCCTCGATTATCTGTTCATCGCGAAGGCGATCGAGCGGATCGGCGATCACGCGAAGAACATCGCCGAATTCATCATTTACATCGTGAAGGGCACCGACGTGCGGCACCAGCCGCGCGACATGCTCGATCGCGAAGCCAACAGCTAA
- the phoB gene encoding phosphate regulon transcriptional regulator PhoB, with protein sequence MPSNILVIEDEPAISELISVNLQHAGHCPIRAYNAEQAQSLISDVLPDLVLLDWMLPGKSGIAFARDLRNNERTKHIPIIMLTARGDEQDKVLGLEIGADDYVTKPFSPKELMARIKAVLRRRAPQLTEDVVSINGLRLDPATHRVAAQSDGSEIKLDLGPTEFRLLHFFMTHPERVHSRTQLLDQVWGDHVFVEERTVDVHIKRLRAALKPAGCDAMIETVRGSGYRLAKHA encoded by the coding sequence ATGCCCAGCAACATTCTCGTCATCGAAGATGAACCCGCGATTTCCGAATTGATTTCGGTGAACCTTCAGCATGCGGGGCATTGTCCGATTCGCGCATACAACGCGGAGCAGGCGCAGAGCCTGATCAGCGACGTGCTGCCCGATCTGGTGCTGCTCGACTGGATGTTGCCGGGCAAGTCGGGCATCGCGTTCGCGCGCGACCTGCGCAACAACGAGCGCACGAAGCACATCCCGATCATCATGCTGACCGCGCGCGGCGACGAGCAGGACAAGGTGCTCGGCCTCGAGATCGGCGCGGACGACTACGTGACGAAGCCGTTCTCGCCGAAGGAGCTGATGGCGCGGATCAAGGCGGTGTTGCGCCGGCGCGCGCCGCAGCTGACGGAGGACGTCGTGTCGATCAACGGGCTGCGGCTCGACCCGGCGACGCATCGCGTCGCGGCGCAATCCGACGGCAGCGAGATCAAGCTCGATCTCGGTCCGACCGAGTTTCGCCTGCTGCATTTCTTCATGACCCATCCGGAGCGCGTCCACAGCCGCACGCAACTGCTCGACCAGGTCTGGGGCGATCACGTGTTCGTCGAGGAGCGCACGGTCGACGTGCACATCAAGCGGCTGCGCGCCGCGCTCAAGCCCGCCGGCTGCGATGCTATGATCGAAACCGTGCGCGGCAGCGGCTACCGGCTCGCGAAACACGCGTAA
- the pstB gene encoding phosphate ABC transporter ATP-binding protein PstB: MNMAESHLDPSKLATGPAGAGAATGQRPLAPLNAKIEVKNLNFFYNQFHALKNINLSIPEGKVTAFIGPSGCGKSTLLRTFNKMYALYPEQRAEGEIVMDGENLLQSKLDISLLRARIGMVFQKPTPFPMSIYDNIAFGVKMFERLTRSEMDDRVEWALTKAALWNEVKDKLSQSGYGLSGGQQQRLCIARGIAIRPEVLLLDEPCSALDPISTGRIEELIAELKSDYTVVIVTHNMQQAARCSDYTAYMYLGELIEFGETEKIFIKPARKETEDYITGRFG; encoded by the coding sequence ATGAACATGGCAGAAAGCCACCTCGATCCTTCGAAACTCGCCACGGGGCCGGCCGGCGCCGGCGCGGCGACGGGGCAGCGTCCGCTCGCGCCGCTGAACGCGAAGATCGAAGTCAAGAACCTGAATTTCTTCTACAACCAGTTTCACGCGCTGAAGAACATCAACCTGAGCATTCCCGAAGGGAAGGTGACGGCGTTCATCGGCCCGTCGGGCTGCGGCAAGTCCACGCTTTTGCGCACGTTCAACAAGATGTACGCGCTCTACCCGGAGCAGCGCGCGGAAGGCGAGATCGTGATGGACGGCGAGAACCTGCTGCAGTCGAAGCTCGACATCTCGCTCTTGCGCGCGCGCATCGGCATGGTATTCCAGAAGCCGACGCCGTTCCCGATGTCGATCTACGACAACATCGCGTTCGGCGTGAAGATGTTCGAGCGGCTCACGCGCTCGGAGATGGACGACCGCGTCGAATGGGCGCTCACGAAGGCGGCGCTCTGGAACGAAGTGAAGGACAAGCTGAGCCAGAGCGGCTATGGCCTGTCGGGCGGGCAGCAGCAGCGCCTTTGCATCGCGCGCGGCATCGCGATCCGGCCTGAAGTGCTGCTCCTCGACGAGCCGTGCTCGGCGCTCGATCCGATCTCGACGGGCCGCATCGAAGAGCTGATCGCGGAGTTGAAGAGCGACTACACGGTCGTCATCGTCACGCACAACATGCAGCAGGCGGCGCGCTGCTCGGACTACACCGCGTACATGTATCTCGGTGAGCTGATCGAGTTCGGCGAAACGGAGAAGATCTTCATCAAGCCGGCGCGCAAGGAAACGGAAGATTACATCACGGGCCGCTTCGGCTGA